The Kribbella sp. HUAS MG21 genome includes the window CGACACAGCCCGGTGGCTTCAACCTTCAACACCACCGAGCCATCCGCCACCGCAGGCTCCGCTACCTCCCGAACCTCAGGCAGTACGCCGTACTCCGAGATGACAACAGCACGCATCCCAGCAGCTCAGTCAGCCGCCGGCGACCGCCGGGATGATGGAGATCTGGCCGCCGTCCTTGATCGTGGTCTGGAGGCCTTCGGCGAAGCGGACGTCGTCGTCGTCGACGTAGACGTTGACGAAGCGGCGGAGTTCGCCGGACTCGTCCAGGACGCGGGCCTTGATGCCGGGGTACGACGCGTCGAGCGAGTCGAGGACCTCGGTCAGGGTGCCGCCCTCGGCGGAGACCTCGGACGCGCCCTGGGTGTAGGGCCGCAGGATGGTCGGGACGCGGACGCTCACACTCACTGCAGGCCTGCCTTCACGAAGGCGTCGTACGACGCGGGGATGGTCACCTTGGGGCCGACCCGGTCGGCCACGGCGTCGAGCGTCTTGAGCCCGTCGCCGGAGTTGATGATCACGGTCTCGGCCTCAGGGTCGAGCTGCCCGGTGGCGATCAGCTTCTTCAGCGTCGCGACCGTCACCCCGCCCGCGGTCTCGGCGAAGATGCCCTCGGTGCGGGCCAGCAGCTGGATGCCCTCGACGACCTCGTCGTCGGTGACGTCCTCGATCGCGCCGCCGGTCCGGCGGGCCACGTCCAGCACGTACGGCCCGTCGGCCGGGTTCCCGATCGCGAGCGACTTCGCGATCGTGTTCGGCCGGACCGGCTTGACCACGTCGTGGCCGTCGCGGAACGCCTGCGCCACCGGCGAGCAGCCGGTCGCCTGCGCGCCGTACACCTTGTAGTCGGTGGCGTCGACGAGCCCGAGCTTGCCGAGCTCGGTGAAGCCCTTGTCGATCTTGGTCAGCTGCGAGCCGGACGCGACCGGGATCACGATCTGCTCCGGCAGGCGCCAGCCGAGCTGCTCGGCGATCTCGAAGGCGAGTGTCTTGGAGCCCTCGGAGTAGTACGGCCGGACGTTGACGTTCACGAACGCCCAGCCCTCCTCCTCACCGGCGATCTCGGAGGCCAGCTTGTTCACGTCGTCGTAGTTGCCGTCGACGGCGACCAACGTCCCGCCGTAGACAGCGGTGGTGATGATCTTGGGCCGCTCGAGATCCTTGGGAATGAAGACCACGGAGCGGATCCCGGCCCGGGCGGCGGCCGCGGCGACCGCGTTCGCGAGGTTGCCGGTGGAGGGGCAGGCGAAGACCTTCATGCCCAGTTCGCGGGTGGCGCTCAGGGCGGAGGCGACGACCCGGTCCTTGAACGAGTGCGTCGGGTTGCCCGAGTCGTCCTTCACCCACAGCTTGCGCAGGCCGAGCTCGCGGGCCAGGTTCCGCGCGTCGACGAGCCGGGTGTAGCCGGGCTCGGTGTTCGGGAAGCTCGCCACGTCCACCGGGACGGGGAGCAGCGGCTGGTACCGCCAGATGTTCTTCGGGCCGGCCTCGATCTGCTCGCGGGTGATCGTCGGGTACTCGTACCCGACCTCGAGCGGACCGAAGCACTCCATACAGGCGTAGAACGGGCCCAGCGGCGACTTGGCGCCACAGGCGCGACAGCTGAGGTGCGTACCGTTGCCAAAGGCACCTTCACGGATGGTGTGGGTACCGGCGGCGGTCAGGCTCATGAGTGAGGTTCCCTCCTCATCTTCCCCGGTCGCCGGATCTCGGCGCGGGACGGATTTGGCACCGTTCCCTCGCGGAGAGTCCCGGACGGGGTCTCGACGGGGAGGGTTGCCGGGACGTCAACGGGCCGTTTCCCTCAGTCCCTCTGGATGAGCTCCCCCGAGATTACCCAATCGGGTCCATATTGTGTCCCGCGTTCCCACCATCCGAGACACGAGATCTCAGCCGCGCCGCTCCAGGAACCGCATCACCGGCGTCGCCGCGACCCCGTGCAGGACCACGCTCAGCACCACCGTGAACCCCAGTGTCGCCCACAGCCACGGCAGCTCGTCCTGGAAGTGCGCGCCGGTCGCCGCCAGGTAGTACACCGACGACACCCCGCGG containing:
- a CDS encoding ubiquitin-like small modifier protein 1, with protein sequence MSVSVRVPTILRPYTQGASEVSAEGGTLTEVLDSLDASYPGIKARVLDESGELRRFVNVYVDDDDVRFAEGLQTTIKDGGQISIIPAVAGG
- the thrC gene encoding threonine synthase; translation: MSLTAAGTHTIREGAFGNGTHLSCRACGAKSPLGPFYACMECFGPLEVGYEYPTITREQIEAGPKNIWRYQPLLPVPVDVASFPNTEPGYTRLVDARNLARELGLRKLWVKDDSGNPTHSFKDRVVASALSATRELGMKVFACPSTGNLANAVAAAAARAGIRSVVFIPKDLERPKIITTAVYGGTLVAVDGNYDDVNKLASEIAGEEEGWAFVNVNVRPYYSEGSKTLAFEIAEQLGWRLPEQIVIPVASGSQLTKIDKGFTELGKLGLVDATDYKVYGAQATGCSPVAQAFRDGHDVVKPVRPNTIAKSLAIGNPADGPYVLDVARRTGGAIEDVTDDEVVEGIQLLARTEGIFAETAGGVTVATLKKLIATGQLDPEAETVIINSGDGLKTLDAVADRVGPKVTIPASYDAFVKAGLQ